One part of the Oscillospiraceae bacterium genome encodes these proteins:
- the topA gene encoding type I DNA topoisomerase, translated as MAHNLIIVESPAKAKTIEKYLGGEYEVIASMGHLRDLPKKTMGVDIENNFTPKYQIMPERKDLVKKLSQLAKEADYVYLATDPDREGEAISWHIANLLNIDETKPCRVTFNEITKTAVTEAMKSPRAIDLDLVDAQQARRVLDRIVGYKLSPFLWKKIRKGLSAGRVQSVTVRMICDREEEINRFVPEEYWTMDAEFLTEDKKKLVSRLYGKNGKKFEIKTADVASAVANELKSADITVKSVKKTVKKRQAFPPYSTSTLQQDASRKLNFTSRKTMSVAQTLYEGVEVAGKGLLGLITYMRTDSLRVSQDAVVAAKEYTLQNIGKEYYPDKPNVYKKKGANTQDAHEAIRPTYIDLEPDQIKGSLTNDQYKLYKLIWNRFLSSQLKPALFDVITVEVEANGKSAVYNFRSSAQSMTFDGCMKFYLAPDEEEDDKVKIPPVSEGDTLALSKLKDKQNFTTPPARYTEASLIKALEEKGIGRPSTYAPTIFTVLSREYIEKEGKALKPTSLGTLVTDVMKKSFANIVDEKFTATMEEELDGIESGKYWKDVLGAFYKDFQQELSEADETVEKTPEVTDVLCDKCGANMVIKSGKFGKFLACPNYPDCKTTKPLIKEIENIPCPKCGNKLLERKSRTGKIFYGCEKYPECDFASWDKPTGKTCEKCGSYMIVKKYQRGGKEYCSNEACELSAPKPKAKTEKTTKTTKSAKKTTKTTTKKTTQKKSEKE; from the coding sequence ATGGCACATAACTTAATCATTGTAGAATCCCCTGCCAAGGCAAAAACCATTGAAAAATACCTTGGCGGCGAATATGAGGTGATTGCCTCCATGGGGCATTTGAGAGATTTGCCCAAGAAAACCATGGGGGTGGATATTGAAAATAATTTTACTCCCAAATATCAGATTATGCCTGAACGTAAGGATTTGGTGAAAAAACTCAGTCAGCTTGCAAAAGAAGCCGACTATGTTTATTTGGCAACTGACCCTGACCGCGAAGGAGAAGCAATCAGCTGGCATATTGCCAATTTATTAAATATTGACGAAACCAAACCGTGCCGTGTAACCTTTAATGAAATTACCAAAACTGCAGTTACCGAAGCGATGAAATCTCCCCGTGCGATTGACTTGGATTTAGTGGATGCGCAGCAGGCACGCCGTGTTTTAGATAGAATTGTTGGTTACAAATTAAGCCCGTTCCTTTGGAAGAAAATCAGAAAAGGTTTGTCTGCAGGGCGTGTTCAGTCTGTTACCGTCCGTATGATTTGTGACCGTGAGGAGGAAATCAACCGTTTTGTTCCGGAAGAATACTGGACAATGGACGCTGAATTCTTAACCGAAGACAAGAAAAAATTGGTTTCCCGTTTGTATGGTAAAAATGGCAAAAAATTTGAAATCAAAACTGCCGATGTGGCATCCGCCGTGGCAAACGAATTAAAATCTGCTGATATTACTGTAAAAAGTGTGAAGAAAACCGTGAAAAAGCGGCAGGCATTTCCGCCGTACAGCACCAGTACCCTCCAGCAGGATGCATCCAGAAAATTAAACTTCACCTCCCGCAAAACCATGTCTGTGGCACAGACCTTATACGAAGGGGTGGAAGTGGCAGGAAAAGGTCTTCTTGGTTTGATTACCTATATGAGAACCGATAGCTTACGAGTATCTCAGGATGCTGTTGTAGCGGCAAAAGAATACACGTTACAAAACATCGGAAAAGAATATTATCCCGATAAACCCAATGTGTACAAGAAAAAAGGTGCCAACACCCAAGATGCGCACGAAGCAATCCGTCCCACCTATATTGATTTGGAACCCGATCAGATCAAAGGTTCTTTAACTAACGATCAATATAAACTCTATAAACTCATCTGGAATCGCTTCTTATCTTCTCAGTTAAAACCTGCGTTGTTTGATGTTATTACTGTGGAAGTGGAAGCGAACGGCAAAAGCGCAGTGTATAATTTCCGTTCTTCTGCGCAGAGCATGACTTTTGATGGCTGTATGAAATTCTATTTGGCACCCGATGAGGAAGAAGACGATAAGGTGAAAATTCCGCCTGTCAGCGAAGGGGACACTTTAGCCTTATCCAAATTGAAAGATAAACAGAATTTTACCACACCGCCTGCCCGTTATACGGAAGCAAGTTTAATCAAAGCGTTAGAAGAAAAGGGGATCGGACGTCCGTCTACCTATGCCCCCACCATTTTTACCGTATTAAGTCGTGAGTATATTGAAAAAGAAGGTAAAGCATTAAAACCCACTTCTTTGGGAACCTTGGTAACCGATGTGATGAAGAAAAGCTTTGCCAACATCGTGGATGAAAAATTCACCGCTACTATGGAAGAAGAATTAGACGGCATTGAATCCGGTAAATATTGGAAAGACGTGTTGGGAGCTTTCTACAAAGATTTTCAGCAAGAACTGTCTGAAGCTGACGAAACCGTGGAAAAAACACCGGAAGTAACCGATGTGCTGTGTGATAAATGCGGTGCAAATATGGTCATTAAAAGCGGAAAATTCGGCAAGTTCTTAGCTTGTCCCAACTATCCTGACTGTAAAACCACCAAGCCTTTGATTAAAGAAATTGAAAATATTCCCTGTCCCAAATGCGGCAATAAGCTTTTGGAAAGAAAATCCCGTACGGGCAAAATTTTCTACGGTTGCGAAAAATATCCCGAATGTGATTTTGCTTCCTGGGATAAACCCACCGGTAAAACCTGCGAAAAATGCGGTAGCTACATGATTGTGAAGAAATATCAGCGTGGCGGTAAGGAATATTGCTCCAATGAAGCTTGCGAACTGAGTGCACCCAAGCCGAAGGCGAAAACCGAAAAAACAACCAAAACAACCAAATCTGCGAAAAAAACAACCAAAACAACTACCAAGAAAACCACTCAGAAAAAATCTGAAAAGGAATAA
- the dprA gene encoding DNA-protecting protein DprA, with product MIKISEQAPYAIWLNQMLGYGNQCTKQLVTHFGSPRAVFDLTADEIEKITFLNKKQKSMLYNKNLEYARSVIEACREKRISVYCFGDEDYPDCLSVIYAPPMVLYEKGKHFDYDKIPAFAIVGTRSLTEYGRRTAFDFAKDLAKSGLLVISGMADGCDAQAHLGALKAGKPTVAVLGTGVDIIYPKVNTELYGYIVDYGAVLSEYPPGTKATKYSFPQRNRIISALSMGTLVVEGDLDSGSLYTADHANNQGKDVFAIPNNIYAENSRGTNQLLKEFALMAICPSDIVERYVDRFPEYLYQEAKKHTVPHEKYLEALKNLTDEEKQVVAELSDKPKYIDEIVRRTGMPAGKVNGILTLLMLNDIVYMVPGNSYALKL from the coding sequence ATGATAAAAATATCTGAACAGGCACCCTATGCCATTTGGCTCAATCAGATGCTCGGCTACGGAAACCAGTGTACCAAGCAGTTGGTGACTCATTTTGGTTCTCCCAGGGCAGTGTTTGATCTGACTGCAGACGAAATTGAAAAAATTACTTTCTTAAACAAAAAGCAGAAATCAATGCTTTATAATAAAAATCTGGAGTATGCTCGTTCGGTGATTGAAGCTTGCCGGGAAAAGAGAATTTCTGTGTATTGCTTTGGAGACGAAGATTATCCGGATTGTCTTTCTGTGATTTATGCACCGCCTATGGTGCTTTATGAAAAAGGCAAGCATTTTGATTATGATAAAATTCCTGCATTTGCAATTGTAGGAACCCGTTCCTTAACAGAGTACGGCAGACGTACCGCATTTGATTTTGCCAAAGATCTGGCGAAAAGCGGGCTGCTAGTCATCAGCGGTATGGCAGACGGTTGTGATGCTCAGGCACATCTGGGAGCCTTAAAAGCAGGCAAACCCACCGTTGCGGTATTAGGAACAGGTGTGGATATTATTTATCCTAAGGTAAACACCGAGCTTTACGGCTATATTGTGGATTATGGTGCTGTTCTGAGTGAATATCCGCCCGGCACCAAGGCAACCAAATATTCGTTTCCCCAAAGAAATCGTATTATCAGTGCGCTTTCTATGGGAACTTTGGTTGTAGAAGGGGATCTGGACAGCGGTTCTTTATACACGGCAGATCACGCAAACAATCAGGGGAAGGATGTATTTGCCATTCCCAATAATATCTATGCGGAAAACAGCCGCGGAACCAATCAGCTACTTAAGGAATTTGCCTTGATGGCAATTTGTCCTTCTGATATTGTGGAGCGTTATGTGGATCGGTTCCCTGAATATTTATATCAGGAAGCAAAGAAACACACAGTTCCTCACGAAAAATATTTAGAAGCTCTCAAAAATCTTACCGACGAAGAAAAGCAGGTTGTGGCAGAACTATCCGACAAACCGAAATATATTGATGAAATTGTGAGAAGAACCGGTATGCCCGCAGGCAAGGTAAACGGCATTTTGACTTTGCTGATGCTCAACGATATTGTCTACATGGTACCCGGCAATTCCTATGCATTAAAGCTTTAG
- a CDS encoding prolipoprotein diacylglyceryl transferase, translating into MSTVSFPNLGLSFCLNKVAFAIGSVSVHWYALIILTGVILGFLYAVHFAKREKLNTDYLYDVLLWGLPSAIIGARAYYVIFNYSLFQGDIGSMFRIWEGGIAIYGAVIGAVVSTYIYARVKKLSVLQLFDMGAFGLVVGQAIGRWGNFVNEEAFGSATRSLFAMSSESIKGELLRSGAITNAEFMAANIGAHPTFLYESVWNLVGAVLLGAFHKYKKHHGQIFFLYLTWYGIGRFFIEGLRMDSLYAGPFRISQIVGLVTAVLGVVMLVYYFRKPATFTVEPVCKKNKKEKDAKEAEEPTKTED; encoded by the coding sequence ATGAGTACAGTATCGTTCCCAAATCTTGGTTTATCATTTTGTTTGAATAAGGTTGCATTTGCTATCGGTTCTGTTTCTGTGCATTGGTATGCACTGATTATCTTAACCGGGGTGATTTTAGGATTTCTTTATGCTGTTCATTTTGCCAAACGGGAAAAACTGAACACCGATTATTTATATGATGTGTTGCTTTGGGGACTTCCCAGCGCCATTATCGGGGCAAGAGCATATTATGTGATCTTTAACTATTCTCTTTTTCAGGGAGATATCGGTTCTATGTTTCGGATTTGGGAAGGTGGTATTGCCATTTACGGCGCCGTAATCGGCGCGGTGGTTTCCACCTACATATATGCCCGCGTGAAAAAGTTATCTGTATTGCAGTTATTTGATATGGGTGCTTTCGGGCTGGTTGTGGGGCAAGCAATCGGCAGATGGGGAAATTTTGTGAACGAGGAAGCCTTCGGTTCTGCCACCAGGTCATTGTTTGCCATGAGCAGTGAATCCATAAAGGGAGAACTGTTAAGATCCGGAGCAATCACCAATGCAGAATTTATGGCAGCAAATATTGGTGCACATCCCACCTTTTTGTATGAATCGGTATGGAATCTTGTAGGTGCTGTGCTGTTAGGCGCGTTTCATAAATATAAAAAACATCATGGTCAGATTTTCTTTTTGTATCTCACCTGGTACGGTATCGGTAGATTCTTTATTGAAGGATTGCGTATGGACAGTTTGTATGCAGGGCCGTTCCGTATTTCTCAGATTGTGGGATTGGTAACTGCGGTGCTTGGTGTAGTAATGCTGGTGTATTATTTCAGAAAACCTGCAACTTTTACCGTGGAACCTGTTTGCAAAAAAAACAAAAAAGAGAAAGACGCAAAAGAAGCAGAAGAACCTACCAAAACAGAAGATTAA
- a CDS encoding insulinase family protein — MQFQKQTEERLGETLYFGTHESGLDVFVLPKTGFSKKYAIYSVKYGSIDTSYTVGGKLVNDPMGIAHFLEHKLFELPGGGNAFDLFSKTGGNANAFTSHDMTGYLFSCSDHFNENLDILLSYVNDPYFTVENVAKEQGIIAQEIKMYDDDPEWRLFNNALEALYHNNPVRNDIAGTVESIAKIDKDLLYQIYNTFYHPENMVLFVAGDVNLDDVAKLVDKNVQKRETPFLVERTAYLEPDSVHKKEISKEMSVSKPSFILGFKENHVGLLGKELLKKNMETGLILKMLFSQSAPLYNELYKKGLINDTFGFDCISGDHYYATLLNGEATDIDATCEVILKGIEKAKQEGFLKADVDRYKKAAMGRQIRAYDSLESVANSFSSNYFYGIGAFDFLEVYPTITEESLLFRMKEIFNEHYVVSKMYPVSK; from the coding sequence TTGCAATTTCAGAAACAAACCGAAGAAAGATTAGGCGAAACTCTGTATTTTGGTACACACGAAAGCGGTCTTGATGTATTCGTGCTTCCCAAAACAGGATTTTCCAAAAAATATGCTATTTATTCCGTAAAATACGGTTCCATTGATACCTCTTATACGGTGGGAGGAAAATTGGTCAATGACCCGATGGGGATTGCTCACTTTTTAGAGCATAAGCTCTTTGAATTGCCCGGTGGCGGAAACGCTTTTGACTTATTCTCCAAAACCGGCGGTAACGCCAATGCATTTACTTCTCACGATATGACAGGGTATCTGTTTTCCTGCAGTGACCATTTTAACGAAAATTTGGATATTCTGCTCTCCTATGTGAATGACCCCTATTTTACTGTGGAAAACGTGGCAAAAGAGCAGGGGATTATCGCTCAGGAAATCAAAATGTATGATGATGATCCCGAATGGAGACTGTTTAACAACGCGTTAGAAGCGCTTTATCACAATAATCCTGTAAGAAATGATATTGCAGGTACCGTGGAATCCATTGCAAAAATTGATAAAGACTTACTCTATCAGATTTATAACACCTTCTATCATCCCGAAAATATGGTGCTCTTTGTGGCAGGAGATGTGAATTTGGATGATGTTGCAAAACTGGTGGATAAAAATGTGCAGAAAAGAGAAACCCCGTTCTTAGTGGAGCGAACCGCTTATTTAGAACCTGACAGTGTTCACAAAAAAGAAATCAGCAAAGAAATGAGCGTGTCAAAACCCAGCTTTATTTTAGGCTTTAAAGAAAATCATGTGGGGCTTCTCGGGAAAGAACTTCTGAAAAAAAATATGGAAACAGGTTTAATTTTAAAAATGCTCTTTTCCCAGTCTGCTCCGTTATATAATGAGCTCTATAAAAAAGGCCTGATTAACGATACGTTTGGCTTTGATTGTATCAGCGGAGACCATTATTATGCAACCTTATTAAACGGGGAAGCAACTGATATTGATGCTACCTGTGAAGTCATATTAAAAGGCATTGAAAAAGCGAAACAGGAAGGCTTTTTAAAGGCAGATGTAGACCGTTATAAAAAAGCGGCCATGGGACGACAAATTCGTGCATATGATTCTTTGGAATCGGTTGCCAACAGCTTTTCTTCCAACTATTTTTACGGTATCGGCGCTTTTGACTTTCTGGAAGTTTATCCTACCATTACGGAAGAAAGTTTGCTTTTTAGGATGAAGGAAATCTTTAACGAACATTACGTGGTTTCTAAAATGTATCCTGTTTCAAAATAG
- a CDS encoding insulinase family protein — MIETIGSMKKISKNADIFILPADKFKTFSVSFNFFTELTAESVTKNALFPFLLKLGSKNYPDMLSVNKRLQELYGGVFECRVAKRGDMHMLSFVFEFLRPEYSDSEQLENSLTFMKEMLTNPLVKNGGFSEEFVAREKENLTDYINGIINDKREYTTLRLIEEMFEGDSYALYEYGKVSDLANISAKDLYNSYLEILKIAPLMIFISGNLDENRFMDTFSALLEEKRKPLPINKIYHKNLPLPKKVEENENLVQGKFALGFSTGVSSEDEDYYALNLLNSVFGSGPHSKLFMNVREKMSLCYYVYSRLNRLKGTMQVGIGTDKENFKKAHDAILEQLELCKKGEITEEEIAFSKKFIVGILKQTADNQHHIADFYMTGILAGRVLSPEEYIKKIEALTKEDLVRVAKNITLQTEYYLS, encoded by the coding sequence AAACGCAGATATTTTTATCTTACCTGCCGATAAATTTAAAACTTTTTCCGTAAGTTTTAATTTCTTTACTGAGCTTACCGCAGAAAGTGTTACGAAAAATGCCTTGTTCCCGTTTCTTTTGAAGCTGGGCAGCAAAAACTATCCTGATATGCTGTCAGTAAACAAGCGTTTGCAGGAATTATACGGCGGCGTGTTTGAGTGCCGTGTGGCAAAACGTGGCGATATGCATATGTTAAGCTTTGTCTTTGAATTTTTGCGTCCCGAATATTCCGATAGCGAGCAACTGGAAAATTCTTTGACATTTATGAAAGAAATGCTGACCAATCCTTTGGTGAAAAACGGCGGTTTTTCCGAAGAATTTGTAGCCAGAGAAAAAGAAAATTTAACTGATTATATCAACGGCATTATCAACGATAAACGGGAATATACCACCCTTCGCCTGATAGAAGAAATGTTTGAGGGTGACAGCTATGCCTTATATGAATACGGCAAGGTGTCTGATTTAGCTAACATTTCTGCCAAAGATCTATACAACAGCTACCTGGAAATCTTAAAAATTGCACCGCTTATGATTTTCATTTCAGGGAATTTGGATGAAAATCGTTTTATGGATACTTTTTCTGCTTTGCTGGAAGAAAAAAGAAAACCGTTGCCCATTAATAAAATTTATCATAAAAACCTTCCTTTACCAAAAAAAGTGGAAGAAAATGAAAACTTGGTGCAGGGAAAATTTGCTTTGGGATTTTCCACGGGTGTTTCTTCCGAAGACGAAGATTATTATGCATTAAATTTGTTAAACAGCGTGTTCGGTTCAGGCCCTCATTCCAAACTCTTTATGAACGTGCGTGAAAAAATGTCTCTTTGCTATTATGTGTATTCCCGATTGAATCGGTTAAAAGGCACCATGCAGGTTGGAATCGGCACCGATAAAGAGAACTTTAAAAAAGCACATGATGCTATTTTAGAACAGTTGGAGCTTTGCAAAAAAGGCGAAATCACAGAAGAAGAAATTGCCTTCTCCAAGAAATTCATTGTGGGCATTTTAAAACAAACTGCCGACAATCAGCATCATATTGCAGATTTTTATATGACCGGTATCTTAGCGGGAAGAGTACTCTCTCCCGAAGAATATATCAAAAAAATCGAAGCACTTACCAAAGAAGATCTGGTAAGAGTAGCTAAGAATATCACTTTGCAGACTGAATATTATCTGTCGTAA